CTCGTATTTGATTAATTTTTTTCATATAGCTTAGGCTGCATCACCTTTACTGGTCTTACCAGCTTTCTTGATAATTTGTTCATTTTCATAGCGGATACCTTTACCTTTATATGGTTCAGGTGGGCGTTTGGCTCGAATATTGGCAGCCACTTGACCGACTAAGTGTTTGTTGCAACCGGAAACCACAATGGTATCTTGGCCGTCAACTGAGAAAGTAATCCCTTCAACTGGCTCAATATCAATCGGATGAGAAAAACCCAAAGAAATCTGTAATTTACTACCCTGTTGAGCTACCCGATATCCAGTTCCAATCAGTTTTAACGTTTTTTGATATCCCTGAGCTGCACCAATAACGGCATTGTTGATCAAATTTCTGGTTGTCCCATGTAAAGCCTTGATGGCTTTAGCATCATTTTTGCGAGTAACTACTACTTCTTTGTCAGCTACCGTTACTGTAACGCCATGTTGAATTTTGACTCTGTTTTCGCCTTTAGGACCTTTGGCTACCAACTCTCGATCTTCAAGAGCAACAGTTACGCCTTCAGGAATTGATACTGGTTGTTTACCTATTCTTGACATATTATGTTTACCAAACTTGACACACAATTTCTCCACCTAAACCTTGCTTACGAGCCTGCTTATCAGTCATAACTCCTTTTGAGTTGGAAATAATAGCAATCCCTAGACCAGACAACACGTGCGGCAACTTGCTTTTAGACTGATACACTCGGCGACCAGCTTTAGAGATTCGGATCATTTTAGTAATAGCTGGTTTACCTTGTTTGTATAAAAGTTCTACTACCAAAGTTTTCTTTTTATTCTCTTCTTGAACAGAAACTTCTTTAAGATATTGACTCTCCTTTAAAACCTCAGCAATAGCGGTTTTTAACTTGGAGTGAGGTATGACTACCTGTCCAGCCTTTGCCATATAGCCGTTTCTGATTCTGGTAAGCATGTCTGCGATTGGATCTGAATACATAATCTTTTTTAAGTATTAATTTCTAATAATTACCAACTAGCTTTGGTTACACCTGGTAACTCGCCTCTGTGAGCCCGCTCTCTAAAACACAAACGGCATAGTCCAAACATCCGGATATAACCTCTAGGTCGACCACATAATTGGCAGCGGTTACGTTTGCGGTTGGCAAACTTAGGTTTCTTTTCTAAATCTTTAACAAATTTTGCTGTGGTTGACATATTAGTTCTCCTCTTTCTTTTCAAATGGCATGCCTAAGTATTTTAGTAATAAATAAGCTTCGTCCCGATTTTTGGCAGTGGTAGTAATCGTAATTTGCAGTCCTCGAACCCGATCGATTGTATCATAAACTACCTCTGGAAAGACAATTTGTTCCGAAAGACCCAAATTGTAGTTGCCTTGAGTGTCAAAAGCTTTAAGACTAACACCCTGGAAATCCCGTAACCGCGGCAAGACAATGGAGCAGAGTTTGTCATAAAATTCATACATTCGTTCTCCTCGTAGGGTAGCTTTGATTCCAACAGCATCACCCTCACGAACACCAAAATCAGCAATCGATTTTTTAGCTTTTCTAAATTGAGGTCTTTGACCAGCGATTTGAGTCATATAAGCCATAATCTTTTCTTGAATTTGCTTATCCTTGGATGCATCACCCATTCCCATATTGACTACAATTTTAGCCAGTCTGGGTACAGCCATATTATTGGCAATCTCAAGCTCTTTTTTGAGCTGTGGTAAAATTTCCTTCTGGTATTTTTCTTGTAATCTATTCATAGGTTAAAACTTACTTTTTATCTTCTTTTTTAAATTCCAAAACAGCTTTGCATTTTTTACAAATTCGCTGTTTTTCTTTACCTTCACCTTCAAAAGCAATTCTGGTTCGTTTCTTACAAGCTGGACAAACTACTTGCACATTGGCAATACTCATAGGTCGATTGACAGTGATAATACCACCTTGCTGATTACCCCGAGGCTTAACGTGCTTTTTGACCATGTTAATATTTTCCACTAAAACCTGGCCTTTGTTGGCTATGACTTTTTCAATAGATCCAGTTTTACCTTGGTCTTTACCTTTGGTAACTGCAATTCTGTCTCCGACTCGTAGTTTAGTGTTTGTTTGTTTCATAGGTTTTTATAAAACTTCAGGTGCTAAGGATGCAATTTTGGCAAAACCGGCATCTTTAACTTCTCTGGCAATTGGCCCAAAAATTCTGGTTGCAATCGGATTTTTGGAAGTTAAACTTTCAATTACCACAGCTGCATTTTCATCAAAACGAATATAAGAACCATCATTACGTCTGATTTCTTTTTTGGTCCGGACAATCACAGCCTTGACCTTATCGCCATCTTTAACTGCTCCAGTTGCATCAGCTTTGATGACGCTGGCAGTTACAATATCAGCTACATAGCCAAAACGGCGTTTGCTGCCACCATGAACAAGCATGACTCTGAGTTTTTTAGCTCCTGAGTTATCGGCAACTTGTAGGACGGTTCGTAGTTGTATCATATATTAATCTTTTTTAACAGTTTCTTTTTTAGTTTCAGCTAGAGTTGGTTTTGAGGGTTTTTCCTCAACGAGTTTTTTATCTTCTTCTTGAGCAGCTTGTTTAGTCGTTTGTTCAAGTACTTTCTTACTACCACCAGCTACAATTTCGATTACTTTCCAAGTTTTATTTTTACTGACCGGTCTGGTTTCTCCAATAACAACAGTGGTTCCCAGGTCAATAATTTTATCAGTGTGAGCCAGTAAGGTCTTACTTCGCTTGATTTGTTTTCTATACATCGGATGCATCCATAATCGGTCAATCTGAACTTTCACCGTTTTTTCCATTTTATTTGAAACGACAATTCCAGTTATTGTTTTCATACATTACTCCTATTTACCAGGCTCAGCTTCCTGCTGACGTTTAGTTAAGATAGTTTTAATAAAAGCCATTTCGTGCCGTAGCAGCTTAATCTGATGAACATTTTTCAAAGTTCCCATAGCTAAACTCATTTTGGCATCAACCAATTCTTTAGTAATTTCAGTCAGACGTTTGCTTAGTTCACCAATACTCATCTCTCTAATAGTTTGCTTGCGATCTTTTTTCATACTTAATCTTCTTTTTCAATAAATTTTGTTCTAATACCAAATTTGTGACTGGCTCGGCGTAAAGCTTCTTGGGCAATTTCTCGGCTTACTCCCGAAATTTCAAACATAATTCGGCCTGG
The Candidatus Beckwithbacteria bacterium DNA segment above includes these coding regions:
- a CDS encoding type Z 30S ribosomal protein S14, yielding MSTTAKFVKDLEKKPKFANRKRNRCQLCGRPRGYIRMFGLCRLCFRERAHRGELPGVTKASW
- the rpsQ gene encoding 30S ribosomal protein S17; protein product: MKTITGIVVSNKMEKTVKVQIDRLWMHPMYRKQIKRSKTLLAHTDKIIDLGTTVVIGETRPVSKNKTWKVIEIVAGGSKKVLEQTTKQAAQEEDKKLVEEKPSKPTLAETKKETVKKD
- the rplE gene encoding 50S ribosomal protein L5, whose translation is MNRLQEKYQKEILPQLKKELEIANNMAVPRLAKIVVNMGMGDASKDKQIQEKIMAYMTQIAGQRPQFRKAKKSIADFGVREGDAVGIKATLRGERMYEFYDKLCSIVLPRLRDFQGVSLKAFDTQGNYNLGLSEQIVFPEVVYDTIDRVRGLQITITTTAKNRDEAYLLLKYLGMPFEKKEEN
- the rplF gene encoding 50S ribosomal protein L6 — translated: MSRIGKQPVSIPEGVTVALEDRELVAKGPKGENRVKIQHGVTVTVADKEVVVTRKNDAKAIKALHGTTRNLINNAVIGAAQGYQKTLKLIGTGYRVAQQGSKLQISLGFSHPIDIEPVEGITFSVDGQDTIVVSGCNKHLVGQVAANIRAKRPPEPYKGKGIRYENEQIIKKAGKTSKGDAA
- the rpsH gene encoding 30S ribosomal protein S8, with product MMYSDPIADMLTRIRNGYMAKAGQVVIPHSKLKTAIAEVLKESQYLKEVSVQEENKKKTLVVELLYKQGKPAITKMIRISKAGRRVYQSKSKLPHVLSGLGIAIISNSKGVMTDKQARKQGLGGEIVCQVW
- the rplN gene encoding 50S ribosomal protein L14: MIQLRTVLQVADNSGAKKLRVMLVHGGSKRRFGYVADIVTASVIKADATGAVKDGDKVKAVIVRTKKEIRRNDGSYIRFDENAAVVIESLTSKNPIATRIFGPIAREVKDAGFAKIASLAPEVL
- the rpmC gene encoding 50S ribosomal protein L29, which translates into the protein MKKDRKQTIREMSIGELSKRLTEITKELVDAKMSLAMGTLKNVHQIKLLRHEMAFIKTILTKRQQEAEPGK
- the rplX gene encoding 50S ribosomal protein L24, yielding MKQTNTKLRVGDRIAVTKGKDQGKTGSIEKVIANKGQVLVENINMVKKHVKPRGNQQGGIITVNRPMSIANVQVVCPACKKRTRIAFEGEGKEKQRICKKCKAVLEFKKEDKK